The nucleotide sequence AAATTTAAGGTGATATTTTCTGGCAAACAATGACCCCATATCGCTTCTATGTTCGGTGATTCGTTTTTTCAAATCTGAAGTCACACCTATATAAATCATTGTTCTGGTAGAATTAGAGAGTATGTAGATGTAGCTATTTTTCATTTATAAATATAAAAAAAGTTTAATTCCTGTTAGACCCCGAAACAAGTTAGGGGGTGACGGTAAGCTCGTGATCGTTCCCCCAGAGCAAACAGCTGACCCGTTAAAATCCTGTTATTTCAAATTTTCTTAACGCCTTAAGCTTTTAATTCCTCGCAACTTGCAATCCAACCAATAAAATAGAACTATGAATTTGAATGATAAAGTAGCCGTAGTTACCGGCGCAAGTAGCGGAATTGGAAAATCTATTGCCGAAGAACTTTCTAAAAAAGGTTGTAAAGTAGCCCTTGCCAGCCGAAGTGTAGATAAATTAAAAGAAATTGGAAAAGGACTTAGTCAGAGTTTTGAAGTAGAATTAGACGTAACCAGCGATAAAAGTGTTCACGAAGCTTTTGAGAAAATTTACGATCATTTTGGTCGCATAGATATTCTGGTGAATTCGGCCGGAGTAATGCCGCTCACCTATCTTAAAAATGAAAAGCTTGAAGACTGGCTGCAAACCATAGAGGTAAATGTTAAGGGAACGCTGCGCTGTATACACGCCGTGCTACCTGAAATGAAAAAACAAAACAGCGGCCATATTATTAATATCGCCTCGGTAGACGGAAAAGAGATCTTTGAAGGTGGTGCTGTTTACGGTGCTTCTAAAGCCGCAGTGATAGAACTTTCTAAAGCGATGCGCATGGAACTTTCTCCCGACTTTAATATTCGGGTAACCTCCATAGAACCTGGAACAGTAGAAACCAGCCTTAGAGAAGATATTACTGATGAAGAATTATTAGAGGATAAAGATTACGGTGGTGATGAACCAAAATTAGCGCCTAAAAATATTGCAGATGCCGTGCTTTACGCTACCACGCAACCCGATAGTGTAAATGTAAACGAATTGCTTATAAAACCTACGGGGAAGAGTTAGAAACTCTTAACCCCTCCGGCCTGCGGCCACCTCCCCTTGTAAATAAGGGGAGGAACTTTTGGGTTGTTTTTAAAACAATTTATTGAGGGAAATCTTCGTGTTTTAAAAGCGCGAAAACCAGAATTAGTTTATTTTCAGAATCTATCCGGAAAATGATTACATATCCTTTGAAAATCATTTCCCGGATATTTTCATTTTCAAAATAAATTGATGGACGAAAAGAGTATGGATAATCTGAAATTTTTCGAATTTCAGACAATAAGTCGGTTTTAAATTTTCTAGCCGCTCCGGGTTTATCTTTTGCAATATATCTTACCTGACGTTCAAGTTTAGTCCTGAATTATGAAGATAATTTAATCTTCATATTCATTTATAACCTTTTCCAGATAGCTGTCATATTCTTCGAAATCCATTAAATCGGAATTCCCTTTTTCAATTGCTTCCAGCTCCTTTTGAAGATTTGCTTTTTGCTTTTCAAAATCTGAATCAGGGATAATTTCGAGTTCATTTTTATCGAACTTTTCCAAAAACTCCATTAAGTCTTTATAGGCCTCTTTTGTACTAACTTTTAAGCGTATGTTTTCCATTTTAACAAGCTTTCTTATAAAGTTAACGAAAAAACCTTACAAAACCTCTTTCTGGTTTTTGGCATAATTACGCCATTTTTCGATACAAGCCTGGATATCCTCCGGAATTTCGGTATTAAAACTCATTGCCTCGCCGGTTTTTGGATGAATAAACCCAAGCGTTTTAGCATGTAGCGCCTGGCGTGGTAATATCTTAAAACAATTATCTACAAATTGTTTGTATTTAGTAAAAGTAGTTCCTTTAAGAATCTTCTCTCCTCCATAGCGTTCATCGTTAAACAACGTATGCCCAATATGTTTCATATGCACCCTAATCTGGTGGGTTCTTCCTGTTTCCAGTTTACAGGAAACAAGGGTTACATAACCAAAACGCTCTAACACTTTATAATGGGTAACTGCAGGCTTTCCTTTTTCGGCCTCGTCACCTTCATAAACCGTGTTTTGCAAACGGTTTTTAGGATGTCGGCCAATATTGCCCTCTACCCTGCCTTCGTCTTCTTCAATATTTCCCCAAACCAAAGCTACATATTCTCGCTCACTGGTTTTATCAAAAAACTGTTTGGAGAGATGCGCCATAGCCTCTTCGGTCTTGGCGATCACTAAAAGTCCACTAGTGTCTTTATCTATTCGGTGTACAAGCCCAGGGCGATCACTGGAGTTGTTTGGGAGATTTTCAAAATGATAAACCAGGGCATTTATTAACGTACCACTATAATTACCGTGGCCTGGATGCACTACCATTCCGGCTGGTTTATTCACTACCAATAAAGTATCGTCTTCGTAAACTATATCTAACGGAATATTCTCTGGCGTTAGTAAAAACTCATAAGGCGGATGCTCAAACATTACCTGCACCACATCGCCGGCTTTTACTTTGTAGTTTTGTTTTACCTGCTCTTCGTTAACGTAGATATTACCGGTTTTCGCGGCTTTCTGGATTTTATTTCGAGTTGCGTTTTCAATAAAATTCATTAAGAATTTATCTACTCGCAAAGGTTTTTGACCGGGACCGGCCTCAAATTTATGATGTTCGTATAAAGTCTCGTCCTGTTGCTCTATTTCGTTCTGTTCTTCTTCTTTCATTAAAGTTCAATTTCTTCCTCTTCAGGAGTTGTAGTATCCTGCCCTTCTTCTTCCATTTCATATCTTCCGGAACCGTCTCCCAAAACCAAATCTATGGTAGAAGTTTTCATTAGTTCGTCTCCCGGTTCCAGTTTTTTCCCTTTATGCCTTAACTCTAAAACAGCATCTTCAGCAATATCTGGCTTATAACTTACGTCTCCAATTTCAAAACCTAAAGACCGTAAAGTAGGTTCGGCCTGTCTTCTGGTTCTTCTAATAAGATCAGGGATCATTACTTTTCTATATCCTGACGGATTTAAAGTGAGGTAGATCTTTCGGTTCTCTTTTACGAATTGTCCCGGTTCTGGCACCTGTTCTATTACCGAATAACGAGGAAAATCGGGATTAAAATTTGCTGAATCCAGAATTTCATATCTTAAATCTAGCGCTGCCAGTTTATCATCTACTTTATCCAAAGATTGCTTAGACAGGTCTGGAACGGCGATACGCTGATCTTGATTTGTAGAGTAATCCAGCCATCTTAAAGCTAAGAAAGCAATTACTACCACTAAAATGGCAGCAATGACCAACTGAATTAAAAATGTTTTACTGAAAATAAATTTAAAGAATCCCATACATTTGTTTCTAAGCAGCAAAGATATAAAACCCCTGCTTTTGGTGGCAGATTGTTTGTAGATTTGTGATATCAGTTGTGAGTTTTGGGTTATGAGTTATTAGAAACTAACAAAAACAGCCCAAATACCGAGAACTGAGAACCGAGAACTGAAAACTGATAACGGAGAAATGAAGAAAAAAATTGCCATCGCCATGGGCGGATATTCCAGTGAATATAGAATCTCTATCAACAGTGGAAATATGGTTTACAAACATTTAAACCGCGATTTATACGAACCTTACCGAGTTCATATTTTACAAAAAGAGTGGTTTGTAGTGACTGATGATGATACGCCTTACCCGATTAATAAAAATGATTTTACCGTAAAAATAGACGGAAAAACAATTTCTTTCGATTGTGTTTTTAATACTATTCACGGTACACCGGGAGAAAACGGATTGTTACAGGCATACCTGGAATTGGTGGGAATTCCGCAGACTACCTGTGGCTATTACCAGGCAGCCTTAACTTTTAATAAGCGAGATCTTATAAGTGTTTTAAAGCCATACGGAATAAAAACCGCGGTGAATTATTTTCTAAATAAAGAGGATAAAGTAAACGCGGAAGAGATAATTGCTAAAGTTGGTTTGCCGTGTTTTGTAAAGGCTAACCGCGCTGGAAGCAGTTTTGGGATCACCAAAGTTAAGACGGAAGAAGAACTTATTCCTGCCACAAAAACGGCTTTTAAGGAAGATGACGAAGTGATTATTGAATCCTTTCTTGATGGCACCGAAGTTTCGGTTGGCGTAATTACCTATAGAGGGAAGGTAAAAGCGCTTCCGGTTACCGAGATTATTTCTGAAAATGAATTCTTTGATTACGAGGCCAAATATTTGGGAAAATCACAGGAGATCACACCGGCGAATCTTTCCGAAGAAAAAACCAAACAGGTGCAGGAAATCGCAAAACTGATCTATAAAAAACTAAAAATGCGAGGTTTTACCCGCTCTGAATTTATTTTTCATAACGGGCAACCCCATTTTATTGAAATGAATACCACCCCGGGATTAAGTCAGGCCAGTATTTTACCTCAACAGGCAGAAGCAGCCGGTATCACTTTAACCGAACTTTATGGCAGCGCGATCGAGACAGCTCTAAAAAACCGCTAGATACTTAATTTAAAATACCGGGATGGCTATTTATTAAATATCCCGTTTCGTGGTTCGAAAAACGCCACCAATACCTACATTAAAATAATGAATTTTACCGTCATAACCGGGATAATTAGACATTTGAGGCATTGTATAACCGTAGCGGCAACGAACAAACCAATAGGTTTTATTATTGGGGAATATAGCTCCCGTATTCCAGCCCAGTTTAAAATCCAGGTTAGCACCTACGGTATATGAAGTTACAAATCCAACTGTGCTCTCATCCAATTCGGGACGATCCTGAATATCTGCTTCTACCGGGCTAAAGCCCACTCCTCCAATTCCTGCAAAGGGACTTAATTTTATTTTTTCGGTATCTACCACACTATATCCTATAGAAGCTTCGGGTAAAAATTGAGTTACGCGCATATCTTTTTCCCAGCTTATTCCTTCTACTTCCTGCTCTCGAAGCGTTTTTGGAAAACCTATATAGTTTCGTAAGTAGAGAGTGAATTTCTTATACTCAATATCGAACCCGTGCCCTAATGCAAAACCATTATTAAATTGTGAGGAGAGCTCCCCAGTTTGGATGGCATATCCCGCGAAGAAATCGAAAGCAAAACCCCAATTGGAGGCTTTGAATTTATATCTGATATTATTTTTAACTAATTCTGTATATTTTCCGGCAGGGTGTTTTTCTATGAATAAGTCGGCCATTTCATTTATTTCATCCTGGGTAATTGTATTTAATGGTTCCCCAGCAATCATAAAGTTTAAATGAAGTAAA is from Salegentibacter mishustinae and encodes:
- a CDS encoding GIY-YIG nuclease family protein — protein: MKNSYIYILSNSTRTMIYIGVTSDLKKRITEHRSDMGSLFARKYHLKFLIYFEEFSKIHQAIAREKQLKNWHKEWKWNLVKSMNPELKDLYEDL
- a CDS encoding SDR family oxidoreductase gives rise to the protein MNLNDKVAVVTGASSGIGKSIAEELSKKGCKVALASRSVDKLKEIGKGLSQSFEVELDVTSDKSVHEAFEKIYDHFGRIDILVNSAGVMPLTYLKNEKLEDWLQTIEVNVKGTLRCIHAVLPEMKKQNSGHIINIASVDGKEIFEGGAVYGASKAAVIELSKAMRMELSPDFNIRVTSIEPGTVETSLREDITDEELLEDKDYGGDEPKLAPKNIADAVLYATTQPDSVNVNELLIKPTGKS
- a CDS encoding RluA family pseudouridine synthase; its protein translation is MKEEEQNEIEQQDETLYEHHKFEAGPGQKPLRVDKFLMNFIENATRNKIQKAAKTGNIYVNEEQVKQNYKVKAGDVVQVMFEHPPYEFLLTPENIPLDIVYEDDTLLVVNKPAGMVVHPGHGNYSGTLINALVYHFENLPNNSSDRPGLVHRIDKDTSGLLVIAKTEEAMAHLSKQFFDKTSEREYVALVWGNIEEDEGRVEGNIGRHPKNRLQNTVYEGDEAEKGKPAVTHYKVLERFGYVTLVSCKLETGRTHQIRVHMKHIGHTLFNDERYGGEKILKGTTFTKYKQFVDNCFKILPRQALHAKTLGFIHPKTGEAMSFNTEIPEDIQACIEKWRNYAKNQKEVL
- a CDS encoding PASTA domain-containing protein produces the protein MGFFKFIFSKTFLIQLVIAAILVVVIAFLALRWLDYSTNQDQRIAVPDLSKQSLDKVDDKLAALDLRYEILDSANFNPDFPRYSVIEQVPEPGQFVKENRKIYLTLNPSGYRKVMIPDLIRRTRRQAEPTLRSLGFEIGDVSYKPDIAEDAVLELRHKGKKLEPGDELMKTSTIDLVLGDGSGRYEMEEEGQDTTTPEEEEIEL
- a CDS encoding D-alanine--D-alanine ligase; translated protein: MKKKIAIAMGGYSSEYRISINSGNMVYKHLNRDLYEPYRVHILQKEWFVVTDDDTPYPINKNDFTVKIDGKTISFDCVFNTIHGTPGENGLLQAYLELVGIPQTTCGYYQAALTFNKRDLISVLKPYGIKTAVNYFLNKEDKVNAEEIIAKVGLPCFVKANRAGSSFGITKVKTEEELIPATKTAFKEDDEVIIESFLDGTEVSVGVITYRGKVKALPVTEIISENEFFDYEAKYLGKSQEITPANLSEEKTKQVQEIAKLIYKKLKMRGFTRSEFIFHNGQPHFIEMNTTPGLSQASILPQQAEAAGITLTELYGSAIETALKNR